The [Pseudomonas] carboxydohydrogena genome includes a window with the following:
- a CDS encoding cytochrome c biogenesis CcdA family protein — protein MIQNISIPTALFAGFVSFLSPCVLPLVPAYLVYLTGATVEHVASEEKPAASRRAVLLCALLFVLGFSTVFVGLGASASVIGSALRRWSAELSIAAGIVIIIMGLHFLGLTRIGFLMREGRVQISKPIGLWGAYVMGLAFAFGWTPCIGPVLAAILSIAASENTVQKGALLLAVYSAGLGIPFLLAAFLIERSSSALARLRRYLPTVERVMGGLMVLVGIAFLTGAVSNIGVWLLEAFPALQSIG, from the coding sequence ATGATTCAGAACATCTCCATCCCGACAGCCTTGTTCGCGGGTTTCGTCAGCTTCCTGTCGCCTTGCGTGCTGCCTCTGGTGCCGGCCTATCTCGTGTACCTGACGGGCGCCACGGTCGAGCACGTCGCGAGCGAGGAAAAGCCCGCGGCGTCGCGCCGCGCGGTGCTGCTGTGCGCGCTTCTGTTCGTGCTGGGTTTTTCCACGGTCTTCGTCGGCCTTGGGGCCAGCGCGAGCGTGATCGGTTCGGCCCTGCGGCGCTGGTCGGCTGAACTGTCGATCGCGGCCGGGATCGTCATCATCATAATGGGGCTGCACTTCCTCGGCCTGACGCGCATCGGCTTTCTGATGCGCGAGGGGCGGGTGCAGATCTCGAAGCCGATCGGGTTATGGGGCGCCTATGTGATGGGGCTTGCCTTCGCGTTCGGCTGGACGCCCTGCATCGGGCCGGTGCTGGCCGCGATCCTGTCGATCGCGGCGTCCGAGAATACGGTTCAGAAGGGCGCGCTGCTGCTCGCGGTGTATTCGGCGGGGCTTGGAATTCCGTTCCTGCTGGCGGCGTTCCTGATCGAGCGTTCGTCCTCGGCACTCGCGCGGCTGAGGCGCTATCTCCCGACCGTGGAGCGCGTCATGGGCGGGCTGATGGTGCTCGTCGGCATCGCGTTTCTCACCGGCGCGGTGTCGAATATCGGGGTCTGGCTGCTGGAGGCTTTCCCGGCGCTGCAAAGCATCGGGTGA
- a CDS encoding branched-chain amino acid ABC transporter substrate-binding protein, giving the protein MTPIRLLAVTCAAALLGFSAQAMAQTLPVAVAGPMTGGESAFGRQLRNGAEQAVADINASGGVLGKKLALQIGDDACDPKQARSIAEKIANNGSVFVAGHYCSSSSIPASEVYADGNVLQISPGSTNPLLTERKLWNVFRVCGRDDQQGSAAAAYLLKHYQGKNIAILNDKTTYGKGLADETKKALNAGGLQEKMFESYNKGDKDFNSIVSRLKRENIDLVYIGGYHQEAGLILRQMRDQGLKTVMMAGDAMNDKEFASITGPLAAGTLFTFGPDPRNRPDAKAIVDKFKAKNVDPEGYTLYTYAAFQVWSQAAAKANTTDPQKVATAIKAGEWNTVIGPLSFDAKGDIKQTGYVVYKWDDKGGYAELPN; this is encoded by the coding sequence ATGACCCCTATCCGCTTGCTTGCCGTAACCTGTGCGGCCGCCTTGCTCGGCTTCTCCGCGCAGGCCATGGCACAAACCCTTCCGGTCGCCGTCGCCGGCCCCATGACGGGCGGCGAATCCGCCTTCGGGCGGCAACTGCGCAACGGCGCCGAACAGGCCGTCGCCGACATCAACGCATCTGGCGGCGTGCTGGGCAAGAAGCTCGCGCTGCAAATCGGCGACGATGCCTGCGATCCGAAGCAGGCCCGCTCGATCGCCGAGAAGATCGCAAACAATGGCTCGGTTTTCGTGGCCGGACATTATTGCTCGTCTTCCTCGATTCCGGCTTCGGAAGTTTATGCCGACGGTAACGTCCTTCAGATCAGCCCGGGTTCGACCAACCCGCTTCTGACCGAGCGTAAACTGTGGAACGTGTTTCGCGTTTGCGGACGGGACGACCAGCAGGGCAGCGCGGCGGCGGCGTATCTGCTGAAGCACTATCAAGGCAAGAACATCGCCATCCTCAATGACAAGACCACCTACGGCAAGGGCCTCGCGGATGAGACCAAGAAGGCGCTCAATGCAGGCGGCCTTCAGGAGAAGATGTTCGAATCCTACAACAAGGGCGACAAGGACTTTAACTCCATCGTGTCGCGCCTCAAGCGCGAGAACATCGACCTCGTCTATATCGGCGGCTACCATCAGGAAGCAGGATTGATCCTGCGCCAGATGCGCGATCAGGGCCTCAAGACCGTGATGATGGCGGGCGACGCCATGAACGACAAGGAATTCGCCTCCATCACCGGCCCGCTCGCGGCCGGCACGCTGTTCACCTTCGGCCCCGATCCGCGCAACCGTCCGGACGCGAAGGCCATCGTCGACAAGTTCAAGGCGAAGAATGTCGATCCGGAAGGCTACACGCTCTACACCTACGCGGCTTTCCAGGTCTGGTCGCAGGCCGCCGCCAAGGCCAACACCACCGACCCGCAGAAGGTCGCTACCGCCATCAAGGCCGGTGAATGGAATACGGTCATTGGTCCGTTGTCGTTCGACGCCAAGGGCGACATCAAGCAGACCGGTTACGTCGTCTATAAGTGGGACGACAAGGGCGGCTACGCCGAACTGCCAAACTGA
- a CDS encoding DUF6867 family protein, producing MHDLYANEAWWQSVILTLILGGGGAWLAGSAIARTWRGIHVAVLAAIPMAMAVRFVHFALFEETLFAVLPWIAETAVMLAVICLAFQYTRARQMVRQYYWLYEASGPLGWKLRQDAPQHGPSH from the coding sequence ATGCACGATCTTTACGCCAACGAGGCCTGGTGGCAGTCGGTCATCCTCACCCTCATTCTCGGTGGTGGCGGCGCGTGGCTCGCCGGAAGCGCTATCGCCCGGACATGGCGCGGCATCCATGTCGCGGTGCTGGCCGCGATTCCGATGGCAATGGCCGTGCGCTTCGTGCACTTCGCACTGTTCGAGGAAACACTGTTTGCGGTCCTGCCCTGGATTGCTGAAACGGCGGTCATGCTCGCCGTGATCTGCCTCGCGTTCCAGTACACCCGTGCCCGGCAGATGGTGCGGCAATATTACTGGCTTTACGAAGCCAGCGGCCCGCTGGGCTGGAAGCTGCGACAAGATGCACCGCAGCATGGTCCGTCGCATTAA
- a CDS encoding ABC transporter ATP-binding protein, with protein sequence MSDSLLEIRGLRAAYGNIEALKGIDIDVKRGEIVALIGANGAGKSTLMMTIFGRPRARSGEILFDGDDITHTPTHHLARLRIAQSPEGRRIFLRMSVAENLRMGADAAEASESERAADLERVLTLFPRLKERLTQRGGTLSGGEQQMLAIGRALMSRPRLLMLDEPSLGLAPLITRQIFDAIRTLNQTDGLTVLIVEQNANHALKLAHRGYVMVNGLITMSGDARELLERPEIRAAYLEGGRH encoded by the coding sequence ATGAGCGATTCCCTGCTCGAAATCCGTGGCCTGCGCGCCGCTTACGGCAATATCGAAGCCTTGAAGGGTATCGATATCGACGTGAAGCGTGGCGAGATCGTCGCGCTGATCGGCGCCAACGGTGCGGGCAAGTCCACCTTGATGATGACGATCTTCGGCCGCCCGCGCGCACGTTCCGGCGAAATCCTGTTCGACGGCGATGACATCACCCATACGCCGACGCACCATCTCGCGCGGCTGCGCATCGCGCAATCGCCGGAAGGGCGGCGGATCTTCCTGCGCATGAGCGTTGCCGAAAACCTGCGGATGGGCGCGGATGCCGCCGAAGCCAGCGAAAGCGAACGCGCCGCTGATCTTGAGCGTGTCCTCACTTTATTTCCGCGCCTCAAGGAGCGGCTGACGCAACGCGGCGGCACGCTGTCGGGCGGCGAGCAACAGATGCTCGCGATCGGCCGCGCGCTGATGAGTCGTCCGCGCCTTCTGATGCTTGACGAGCCTTCGCTCGGCCTCGCGCCCCTCATCACGCGCCAGATATTCGACGCCATCCGCACGCTGAACCAGACGGACGGACTCACGGTGCTGATCGTCGAGCAGAACGCCAACCATGCGCTGAAGCTCGCCCATCGCGGCTATGTCATGGTCAACGGCCTCATCACCATGTCAGGCGATGCGCGCGAATTGCTGGAACGTCCGGAAATTCGCGCGGCCTATCTCGAAGGCGGGCGGCACTGA
- a CDS encoding ABC transporter ATP-binding protein — MSAPDPILDVQHLSMRFGGIMAVNDLSFEAKRGDITALIGPNGAGKTTVFNCITGFYKPTTGMLRLTHENGRAFLLERLLDYRVSKIAKVARTFQNIRLFSGMTALENLMVAQHNRLMRASGMSFLGLIGAPTFHTAERHAVERARHWLDRIGLTGRADDAAGNLPYGDQRRLEIARAMCAEPALLCLDEPAAGLNAREGEALSELLLSIRKDHGTSILLIEHDMSVVMEIADRIVVLDYGVKIAEGTPREIRDDPKVIAAYLGADEKTAIEVMEQDA, encoded by the coding sequence ATGAGCGCACCGGACCCCATCCTCGACGTCCAGCATCTGTCGATGCGCTTCGGCGGCATCATGGCCGTCAACGATCTGTCGTTTGAAGCGAAACGCGGAGACATCACCGCACTGATCGGCCCCAATGGCGCGGGCAAGACCACGGTGTTCAACTGCATCACCGGATTTTACAAACCGACCACGGGCATGCTGCGTTTGACCCATGAAAATGGCCGCGCATTCCTGTTGGAACGGCTGCTCGATTATCGCGTCTCGAAAATCGCAAAGGTCGCGCGCACATTCCAGAACATCCGCCTGTTCTCGGGCATGACGGCGCTCGAGAATCTGATGGTCGCGCAGCACAACCGCCTGATGCGGGCATCCGGCATGAGCTTTCTCGGCCTCATCGGCGCGCCCACTTTTCATACAGCTGAACGGCATGCCGTTGAGCGAGCGCGCCACTGGCTCGACCGCATCGGCCTCACTGGCCGCGCCGACGATGCCGCCGGAAATCTTCCCTATGGCGACCAGCGCAGGCTGGAAATCGCGCGCGCGATGTGCGCGGAGCCGGCGCTCCTTTGCCTCGACGAGCCCGCCGCAGGACTGAATGCGCGCGAGGGCGAGGCTCTCAGTGAATTGCTCCTCTCGATCCGCAAGGATCATGGCACATCTATCCTGCTGATCGAACACGACATGTCTGTGGTGATGGAGATCGCCGACCGCATCGTCGTGCTGGACTACGGCGTCAAAATCGCCGAGGGCACGCCGCGCGAGATTCGCGACGATCCCAAGGTCATCGCGGCCTATCTCGGCGCGGATGAGAAAACCGCCATCGAAGTGATGGAGCAGGACGCATGA
- the livM gene encoding high-affinity branched-chain amino acid ABC transporter permease LivM: protein MGAAFILKKSLLSALIALVLFSLMIGIRTEAGPTGQLIYWTRFGDLAIMVVLVFAGSILTELFRQWWAKRDHAPILPESARRGLSTLGRLAVPALLIFAFLVPVIFYNQRYMLDLGILVLTYVMLGWGLNIVVGLAGLLDLGYVAFYAVGAYSYALLSTTFGLSFWTCLPLAGILAAFWGMLLGFPVLRLRGDYLAIVTLAFGEIIRLVLLNWQHVTGGPNGISGIPRPSLFGIPLTPGPNGLAAHLGIPFSPTHRLVLLFYIILALALLTNWVTLRLRRLPIGRAWEALREDEIACRALGINTTTTKLTAFAIGAMFGGFAGAFFATRQGFISPESFSFQESALVLAIVVLGGMGSQLGVVLSSLALIGGFELFRGFEQFRMLAFGGAMVLLMIWRPRGLISHREPSLFLATRTKVSSDLVKEGR from the coding sequence ATGGGCGCCGCCTTCATCCTGAAGAAGTCGCTGCTCAGCGCGCTCATAGCGCTGGTGCTGTTCTCGCTCATGATCGGCATCCGCACCGAGGCGGGACCGACCGGGCAATTGATCTACTGGACACGCTTTGGCGATCTCGCGATCATGGTCGTCCTGGTTTTCGCGGGCAGTATTCTCACCGAACTGTTCCGGCAATGGTGGGCCAAGCGGGATCATGCACCCATCCTGCCCGAGAGCGCGAGGCGCGGACTGTCTACGCTCGGCCGCCTCGCGGTGCCGGCGCTGCTGATATTCGCCTTCCTCGTGCCGGTGATCTTCTACAATCAGCGCTACATGCTCGATCTCGGCATTCTCGTGCTGACCTATGTGATGCTCGGCTGGGGGTTGAACATCGTGGTCGGCCTCGCCGGGCTGCTCGATCTCGGCTACGTCGCCTTCTACGCGGTCGGCGCCTATTCCTATGCGCTGCTGTCCACCACCTTCGGACTGTCGTTCTGGACCTGCCTGCCGCTCGCCGGAATCCTCGCCGCGTTCTGGGGCATGCTGCTCGGCTTCCCGGTGCTGCGGCTGCGCGGCGACTATCTCGCCATCGTCACGCTCGCGTTCGGCGAAATCATCCGCCTCGTGCTGCTGAACTGGCAGCACGTCACAGGCGGGCCGAACGGCATCTCCGGCATCCCTCGCCCGAGCCTGTTCGGTATTCCGCTCACGCCGGGACCGAACGGCCTCGCCGCTCATCTTGGCATTCCCTTCTCTCCGACACACCGGCTGGTGCTGCTGTTCTACATCATCCTCGCGCTGGCGCTTTTGACCAATTGGGTCACGCTGCGCCTGCGCCGCCTGCCGATCGGCCGCGCATGGGAAGCCCTGCGCGAGGACGAGATCGCCTGCCGCGCGCTCGGCATCAACACCACCACGACGAAGCTCACCGCGTTCGCCATCGGCGCGATGTTCGGCGGATTCGCGGGCGCGTTCTTCGCCACGCGCCAGGGCTTCATCAGCCCTGAATCGTTCTCGTTCCAGGAATCGGCGCTGGTGCTGGCCATCGTCGTGCTGGGCGGCATGGGCTCGCAGCTCGGCGTGGTGCTCTCCTCGCTCGCACTGATCGGCGGATTTGAACTGTTCCGTGGCTTCGAGCAATTCCGCATGCTGGCGTTCGGCGGCGCGATGGTGCTCTTGATGATCTGGCGGCCGCGTGGCCTGATCTCCCACCGCGAGCCTTCCCTGTTTCTCGCGACGCGCACGAAAGTCTCATCCGACCTCGTCAAGGAGGGCCGATGA
- a CDS encoding ABC transporter permease subunit: MDYFAQQLINGLVLGSIYGLIAIGYTMVYGIVGMINFAHGDIFMIGGFIALISFLVLVSLGITAVPVVLLLVVLVAMATTALYGWTVERIAYRPLRHSFRLAPMLSAIGMSFVLSNFSQVAQGARVKPVPPIITGGYTLFEQDGFVVRLSNIQIIVVVTTVVLLAIFSWMVTRTRLGRDMRACEQDQTMAALLGVDVDRTISMTFVIGAALAAVAGMMYLLYYGVVDFYMGFVAGIKAFTAAVLGGIGSLPGAMLGGLAIGLIETLWSAYFSSEYKDVAAFSILIVVLIFLPTGLLGRPEVEKV; this comes from the coding sequence ATGGATTATTTCGCACAGCAGCTCATCAACGGACTGGTGCTCGGCTCCATCTACGGGCTGATCGCGATCGGCTACACGATGGTCTACGGCATCGTCGGCATGATCAATTTCGCCCATGGCGACATCTTCATGATCGGCGGCTTCATCGCCCTGATTTCATTCCTCGTGCTGGTGTCGCTCGGCATCACCGCCGTGCCTGTCGTGCTGCTGCTGGTCGTTCTCGTCGCGATGGCGACCACCGCACTGTATGGCTGGACGGTCGAGCGCATCGCTTACCGGCCGTTGCGTCATTCCTTCCGCCTCGCCCCGATGCTGTCGGCGATCGGCATGTCGTTCGTGCTGTCGAACTTCTCGCAGGTCGCACAAGGCGCCCGCGTGAAGCCCGTGCCGCCGATCATTACCGGCGGCTATACGCTGTTCGAGCAGGACGGCTTTGTCGTCCGCCTGTCCAACATCCAGATCATCGTGGTCGTGACCACCGTGGTGCTGCTCGCGATCTTCTCGTGGATGGTCACGCGCACCCGGCTTGGGCGCGACATGCGCGCCTGCGAACAGGACCAGACCATGGCCGCGCTGCTCGGCGTCGATGTCGATCGCACGATCTCGATGACGTTCGTGATCGGCGCGGCGCTCGCCGCCGTCGCGGGCATGATGTACCTGCTCTATTACGGCGTTGTCGATTTCTACATGGGCTTCGTCGCGGGCATCAAAGCCTTCACCGCCGCCGTGCTTGGCGGCATCGGCTCGCTGCCCGGCGCCATGCTCGGCGGCCTCGCCATCGGCCTCATCGAGACGCTCTGGTCCGCCTACTTCTCCTCCGAATACAAGGACGTCGCCGCCTTCTCGATCCTGATCGTCGTTCTCATCTTCCTGCCGACCGGCCTGCTCGGTCGTCCCGAAGTCGAAAAAGTCTGA
- the pcaD gene encoding 3-oxoadipate enol-lactonase, protein MPMIDADGCLLNVSVEGRDGGPTLMLSNPLGTTLQVWEPQMAALTRFFRVIRYDRRGHGKSGTPPGPYSVADFGRDALAILDDLNIARTHWCGLSIGGAVGQWLAANAPERIDRLVLADTTCHVADPAPWLARIKTVTEKGLDVIADETMARWFTEEFREREPQTVSRIRAMLTSNPVAGYTASCGALMGLDLREALPRIKAQTLVIAGRYDTSSPLQMAATIRAGIPGASLTILEAAHLSNVEAPYGFNEALTGFLTQR, encoded by the coding sequence ATGCCAATGATCGACGCCGATGGCTGCCTGCTGAATGTTTCCGTCGAAGGCCGGGACGGCGGCCCCACGCTGATGCTCTCCAACCCGCTCGGGACGACGCTACAGGTCTGGGAACCGCAGATGGCGGCTCTGACCCGGTTCTTTCGCGTCATCCGCTATGACCGGCGCGGCCACGGCAAATCGGGTACCCCTCCCGGCCCCTACAGCGTCGCGGATTTTGGCCGGGACGCTCTGGCGATCCTCGACGACCTGAACATCGCACGCACGCATTGGTGTGGCCTCTCGATCGGCGGCGCGGTCGGACAGTGGCTCGCGGCGAACGCACCGGAGCGGATCGATCGCCTCGTGCTCGCCGACACCACCTGCCACGTTGCCGATCCCGCGCCGTGGCTGGCCCGCATCAAGACCGTGACCGAAAAAGGGCTCGATGTGATCGCCGACGAGACCATGGCAAGATGGTTCACCGAGGAATTTCGCGAGCGTGAACCGCAGACGGTCAGCCGGATCCGCGCGATGCTGACCTCCAATCCGGTTGCCGGTTACACGGCAAGCTGCGGGGCCCTGATGGGACTCGATTTGCGGGAAGCCCTGCCGCGCATCAAGGCGCAGACGCTGGTCATCGCCGGGCGTTACGACACATCATCGCCGTTGCAAATGGCCGCCACGATCCGCGCGGGCATTCCGGGCGCGAGTCTCACGATCCTCGAGGCCGCGCACTTGTCCAATGTTGAAGCACCTTACGGCTTCAACGAAGCCCTGACCGGATTTCTCACACAGCGTTAG
- a CDS encoding XdhC family protein: MLDRDEDLLQAAEGWVGAGHGAALATVVQTWGSAPRPAGSSLVIKDDGAFLGSVSGGCVEGAVITEALDVIESGTAKLLEFGVADETAWKVGLSCGGTIRVFVEKIEAKGRS; encoded by the coding sequence ATGTTGGATCGAGATGAGGATCTGTTACAGGCAGCGGAAGGATGGGTTGGCGCCGGCCATGGCGCCGCACTGGCAACCGTGGTGCAGACCTGGGGATCGGCGCCTCGTCCGGCGGGCTCGAGTCTCGTCATCAAGGACGATGGCGCATTTCTGGGCTCGGTGTCGGGCGGCTGCGTCGAGGGCGCGGTGATTACCGAGGCGCTCGACGTGATCGAGAGCGGTACGGCGAAGCTGCTTGAATTCGGCGTGGCCGACGAGACGGCATGGAAGGTCGGCTTGTCGTGCGGCGGGACCATTCGTGTGTTCGTCGAGAAGATCGAAGCGAAAGGCCGGTCGTGA
- a CDS encoding XdhC family protein, giving the protein MKQDTLVQLNAERLARRPVVVVTNIATGEQRLVKAADVANDPLHAELDKHLRMGRSELIHVDGDNLFLNIYAPAARLVIIGAVHISQTLAPLAQSLGYDVCVIDPRTAFASSERFPDVRLIADWPETVLPPMNIDRYTAMAAVTHDPKIDDFALLHALERDCFYIGALGSRKTHIRRLDRLKAAGETDNSLSRIRSPIGMDIGAVSPAEIAVAVMAQITSALRLPASSINTARVSVPA; this is encoded by the coding sequence GTGAAGCAGGACACACTGGTGCAATTGAATGCCGAGCGGCTGGCGCGCCGTCCTGTCGTCGTGGTCACGAATATCGCGACCGGAGAGCAGCGGCTCGTCAAGGCGGCCGATGTCGCGAACGATCCCCTGCACGCCGAACTCGACAAGCATCTGCGCATGGGCCGCAGCGAGCTGATCCATGTCGATGGCGACAATCTGTTCCTGAACATCTACGCGCCGGCGGCGCGCCTCGTCATCATCGGCGCCGTTCACATCAGCCAGACTCTCGCGCCGCTGGCGCAATCTCTCGGCTACGATGTCTGCGTGATCGATCCCCGCACCGCGTTTGCTTCGTCCGAGCGTTTCCCCGATGTGCGCCTGATCGCGGATTGGCCGGAGACGGTGCTGCCGCCGATGAACATCGACAGGTACACCGCGATGGCGGCTGTGACGCACGATCCCAAGATCGACGATTTCGCGCTGTTGCATGCGCTCGAGCGGGATTGTTTCTATATCGGCGCGCTGGGCTCCCGCAAAACCCACATCAGGCGGCTCGACCGCCTGAAGGCGGCGGGGGAGACCGATAATTCACTGTCCCGCATCCGCTCGCCGATCGGCATGGATATCGGGGCGGTCTCGCCGGCCGAGATTGCCGTGGCGGTGATGGCGCAGATCACCTCCGCCTTGCGTTTGCCAGCCTCCAGTATCAATACCGCACGTGTGAGTGTTCCAGCATGA
- a CDS encoding molybdopterin-binding/glycosyltransferase family 2 protein yields MKFGPVSPKEAIGGVAVHAIRQSSYVLKKGTLITPVEAEALEQAGIKQIVVARLEDGDVSEDVAAAGIARVIAGEGIHVEKAFTGRCNLFAAHPGILVIDRDAVDQLNRVDESITFATLPAFKAVAEGEMIATVKLIPFGIANSVYDKAVEAAEQRQIRIMPFAVKRVGVVSTMLPGLAPKVIDKTVQVTRERLARAGAAIIAERRVQHSEPALKAAVEELLSLGSELVLIFGASAIADRRDIIPSAVENAGGKVEHFGMPVDPGNLLLVARIGDVPVLGAPGCARSPKENGFDWVLMRLLANLKVTREEITAMGVGGLLMEIISRPQSREPEKAVIETDVTAVILAAGRSTRMGGPNKLLAEIGGKPLVRIAAEQALASRAESVVVVTGHQHERVEQALQGLDVTFVHNPDYADGLATSLKTGIGAVPASSGAAIVCLGDMPLVGSGLIDRLIEAYAPERDGLIAIPVADGRRGNPVLWSRKLFKELLALEGDIGARHVIQKYAEMVVEVPATGVSAFLDVDTPDVLERLLTKR; encoded by the coding sequence ATGAAATTCGGACCTGTTTCGCCCAAGGAAGCCATCGGTGGTGTCGCCGTTCATGCGATTCGGCAGAGTTCCTATGTTCTGAAGAAAGGCACGCTGATTACGCCTGTCGAAGCCGAAGCGCTGGAGCAGGCCGGGATCAAGCAGATCGTGGTGGCGCGCCTCGAAGACGGCGATGTGTCGGAAGATGTCGCCGCCGCGGGCATCGCACGGGTGATCGCTGGTGAGGGCATTCATGTCGAGAAGGCGTTTACCGGCCGCTGCAATCTGTTTGCGGCACATCCCGGTATCCTTGTGATCGACCGTGATGCCGTCGATCAACTCAACCGTGTCGATGAATCGATCACTTTCGCCACGCTGCCGGCGTTCAAGGCCGTGGCCGAAGGCGAGATGATCGCGACCGTGAAACTCATTCCTTTCGGGATCGCGAACAGCGTCTATGACAAGGCGGTGGAAGCCGCGGAGCAGCGCCAGATCAGGATCATGCCGTTCGCGGTCAAGCGGGTTGGCGTGGTATCGACGATGCTGCCCGGCCTCGCGCCCAAGGTGATCGACAAGACCGTGCAGGTGACAAGAGAGCGGCTTGCCCGTGCCGGGGCTGCAATCATCGCCGAGCGGCGTGTCCAGCACAGCGAGCCCGCGCTGAAGGCGGCGGTCGAGGAACTGCTGAGCCTCGGCTCGGAACTTGTCCTGATTTTCGGCGCGTCCGCCATAGCGGATCGCCGCGACATCATTCCATCGGCGGTCGAGAATGCCGGCGGTAAGGTCGAGCATTTCGGCATGCCGGTCGATCCCGGCAATCTGCTTCTGGTGGCGCGGATCGGCGACGTGCCGGTGCTTGGCGCGCCGGGCTGCGCCCGCTCGCCGAAGGAGAACGGCTTTGACTGGGTGCTGATGCGGCTTCTCGCCAACCTCAAGGTCACGCGCGAGGAAATCACGGCGATGGGTGTGGGCGGGCTGCTGATGGAAATCATTTCGCGGCCTCAGTCTCGCGAACCGGAGAAGGCCGTGATCGAAACCGATGTGACCGCCGTCATTCTCGCCGCAGGCCGCTCGACCCGGATGGGCGGACCGAACAAACTGCTCGCCGAAATTGGCGGCAAGCCTCTGGTGCGTATCGCGGCCGAACAGGCGCTGGCCTCGCGTGCGGAATCGGTTGTGGTCGTGACCGGCCATCAGCACGAGCGTGTCGAACAGGCATTGCAGGGCCTCGACGTGACGTTCGTGCATAATCCGGATTATGCCGATGGACTCGCAACCTCGCTCAAGACCGGCATTGGCGCGGTGCCTGCTTCCAGCGGCGCGGCCATTGTCTGCCTTGGCGACATGCCGCTTGTCGGCAGCGGGTTGATTGATCGGCTGATCGAGGCTTATGCGCCCGAGCGCGACGGTCTGATCGCCATTCCGGTGGCGGATGGCCGCCGTGGCAACCCCGTGTTGTGGTCGCGTAAATTGTTCAAGGAATTGCTGGCGCTCGAAGGCGACATCGGTGCGCGCCATGTCATTCAGAAATATGCCGAAATGGTCGTTGAGGTCCCGGCGACCGGTGTCAGCGCCTTCCTCGATGTCGACACCCCCGATGTGCTGGAAAGATTGCTGACGAAGCGGTGA
- a CDS encoding DUF4189 domain-containing protein, whose translation MTCTLIRHLAGLFFAAILICGAFIAPSHAAGALAVGKCGAYGQAFDYKHQNAAIAAARKQCKGECTVITMRRACAALAIDMKNPCGAFGYAVEPRISSALNAASKKCYGYGGKECVIRAWACDARG comes from the coding sequence ATGACCTGCACCTTGATCCGGCATCTTGCCGGATTGTTTTTTGCTGCAATCCTGATCTGTGGCGCATTTATCGCGCCATCCCATGCGGCAGGCGCGCTCGCTGTCGGCAAGTGCGGTGCCTATGGACAGGCTTTCGATTACAAGCACCAGAACGCGGCGATCGCCGCTGCCCGCAAGCAATGCAAGGGTGAATGCACCGTCATCACGATGCGGCGCGCCTGCGCGGCCCTCGCCATCGACATGAAAAATCCCTGCGGAGCGTTCGGCTATGCCGTGGAGCCGCGGATTTCGAGCGCGCTGAATGCGGCCAGCAAGAAGTGTTACGGCTATGGCGGTAAGGAATGCGTGATCCGGGCCTGGGCCTGCGACGCGCGCGGCTGA